The sequence CTGGCCCGGAAGTCGTCGAGCGACTCGACAAGACCTCCTTCGACGGAGCGGTCATCGTGCTCAGTGCCGATACGGCCGATTCGGCGCTGGATGAAAACGACGTTACGGAATACCTCACCAAGCCGATCGGCCAGGCACTGTTTCTAGACACGATGCGCCGGAGTATCTGAGTAACGGTTGCTAGATTCATACCGGCGGGAAGCGTGGCCGCCGATACTCTCCACGGAAAGTGTGCACTCTTCAGCGATCTCACCGCTGCTCGCCGGACGTGCGACCAGTACCGGACACAATAGCAAGAGGCAAGCCGGTGCGGTCCAACCGCCGAATATGGCAACGGCTAGCGCCAGCGGCCCGATCAAAGAGCATCCCGCCGCGGTCACCGCCGTCCTCTCGGCCGTGGGCTACACCCTCGTCGTGGGCACGTTCCTCGGCGTCGTTCCGGGATCGATCTTTCCTGATCTCTCGCTCCAGCAGGTGAATCGCCTCTCGGACGCCATCGCCGTCGTCAACACGGTTGCGACGCTCACCCTGCTCGCCGGCTGGCGGTGGATCCGCCGCGACGAGGTGACGAGACACGCCACCGCGATGGCGACGGGGTTCGGTCTCATCCTCGTCTTTCTCGTCCTCTACCTGACGAAGATCGGTGGCGGCGGCACCAAGGAGTTCGTCGGCCCGACGCTCGTCTACTACGCCTACCTGGCGATGCTCGCGATCCACATCCTCCTCTCTATCGTCTCGGTGCCGGTCGTCCTCTACGCGCTGGTTCTGGGCGTGACCCACACCCCGGCCGAACTCCGGAAAACGGCCCACGCCCGCGTCGGCCGCGTCGCTGCGGGGTCGTGGATCCTCTCGCTCTCGCTCGGCGTCGTGACCTACCTCCTCCTCAACCACGTCTACGACTGGGAGTTCGTCGAGGCTGTCGTCGTCCTCCCGGTCGGCGCGTGAGCGTTCGGGACGACGAGCACCGGGGCGTCGCTCCCGTCGGTCGGCGCGAGAACGCGGTCGTGCATGACCGACGGTTCGGCCGTGCGATCCGTCAAGGCACCGCCGGTTCCCGGCGGGCGGGTTCACAGCGCGGATGATCGACGAAAGGACTTTTTATACGGCCGTCGCGTGGTCGACGTGTGCACGTCGCGTTCGTGACGATGACGACGGCTCAGCACGAAGCCAGTTGGCACGCTCAGCGGGTGCGTGCGCTCGCTGAGCGACTGGTCGCCCACGGCCACGAGGTGACCATCTGCTGTGCGCAGTGGTGGGACGGCGACCATCCCGCCTTCGACTACGAAGGCGTCACCTACCGCCGGGTGACGACCGAGCGCGCGCCCCGGCCGTTCCTCGCGAAACTCCCGCTCGTCCTCAACGGCGTCCGTGCCGACGTGATCCAGGTGGCCACACGGCCACTGCTGGCCGTGCCCGCCGCGAACGTCGCGGCGACCCTTCGCCGGACACCGGTCGTCGCCGAGTGGTGGGACAGTCCCGATGACGGCGGTCGCACCTGGCGAGACCACTGGGCCGTCCGGTCGCCAAACGCCGTCCTCGTCCCGTCACAGACCGTCGAAACTGCGGTGCGTGAGCGGGGCGCCGACCCCGACTCCATCGAGGTGATCCCCGACAGCATCGACATGCCGCTGATTCGGGACGCCCCCGTGGATCCCCGCGCGGATATGGTGTACGCCCGCTCGCTCGACGAACACGCCAACGTCGAGGAGTTTCTGCTGGCGCTGGCGGAACTCCGGCAGCAGGAGTGGCGCGCCGCGGTCATCGGCGACGGGCCGGCGCGAACCGACGCCGAGCGCATGGCTCGGGACCTCCGAATCGACGACCGAGTGGAGTTTCTGGGGGCGCTCGACCCCGCCGAACAGGTGCCGATCCTCAAGGGCGCACACGTCTTCGCCCAGACCGCCACCTGGGAACCGTTCGCGAGCGACCTCCTCCGCGCGCTGGCGTGTGGCTGTGTCGGCGTCGTCGAGTATCAAGCCGACTCGGCCGCCCACGAACTCGTCGAGGAAGACCCGCGCGGCGCGCTGGTGACCAGCCCCCAGGAACTCGCGGGCGAAATCGTGACCGCAGCCGGGATGGAGCGCTGGACCGTCAACGAGGCGTACGCGTCCTACGACCATCACGCCGTCCTGAACCGCTATGTCGACTGTTACGAGCGGGGTATCGAAAACTACGGATTCCTCTAGCGTAGCGTTCGTAAGTCATCACACCTGATCGCGCGCAGTCAGGCGATCACGTGCGCAAACGGCTCCAAACGCAACTGGAGCTTTCGGAACGCTTTTCCGCCGGATCCGCCCACAGTTGGCCATGAGCGACACCGTAGAGGCGGAACTCCGCGAGCAGTTCCGGGCGGCGTTCGAGAACGCGGACTTCCCCGTGTCCGACCAGATGGATCTCGTTCCGGCGCTCCCGAACGGCCCGGCAACGCGGTTCGAGGCCGGCGACGTCTCCTTTTCCGCGATGGAACTCGCAGCGAACCTCGACGGTCACCAGGAGTTCCCCTACGACTCCGTCGACGAACTCGTCGATGACCTGATCGCGGCGCTGGAAGCCGAAGACCTGCTATAGGGGGAACACGTTTGGGTCATCCCGACCAACGGCCCCTATGTTCGACATCGAGCGGTATCTCAACATCCGGAGCGCGTACGGCGCCTCCTTCGGCCCGGACGGCGACCGTCTCGCCTTCCTCATGGACACCACGGGCGTCCCGCAGGTGTGGACGATCGACGACCCGGGGGCCTGGCCGGAACAGCGGACTTTCTTCGACGACCGCGTCACGTTCGTTTCGTGGTCGCCCGAACGTCCCGAACTCGTCTTCGGAATGGACCGCGGCGGCAACGAGCGCGAGGCGCTCTACCGGCTCGATGTCGCCAGCGGCGCCGTCACCGACCTGACCCGCCACCCGGACGCGAAACACCGGTTCGGCGGGTGGAGTCCCGACGGCGAGTACGTCGCCTTCGCGTCGAACCGCCGCGACAACGCCGTCTTCGACATCTACGTCCAGGGCCGAACCGACACGGGCGCCGACGCCGAACGCGTCCACGAGGGCGACGGCTGGTTCGCCGTCAGCGGGTGGAGTCCCAGCGGTGACCGCCTCGCGCTCGTCGAATCCCACTCCAGTTTCGACCAGGACGTCTACGTCCTCGACGTGGCGACCGGCGAGCGCCGCCACCTCACCCCTCACGACGGCGACGTGCGCTACCAAAGCGTCTCGTGGGGACCGGACGGCGACAACCTGTATCTCGTCACGGACCGGGACGTGGACACCCTCTCGCTCGCCCGGATCGACCTCTCGACGGGCGACCTCTCGACCGTCGAGGCGGCCGATGCCGACGACCACGAGGCCGACGACGACTGGAACGTCGATGGCGTCGCCGTCGACGACGAGTCTCGCCGACTGGTCTACTCGCGCAACGTCGACGGCTACACCGAACTCGGCGTCGGGGAACTCGTCGCGCCGGGACGGGTCGACCACTTCCCGTCGCCGGACCTGCCGCCCAGCGTCGCCGGCGGCGTGAGTTTCGACGATTCGGGCGAGCGGTTCGCGCTGACCGTCACCCGGAGCGACGACACCGCCAACGTCTACGTCGCCGACGTGGTGAGCGGTGGGGTGGAGCGGTGGACCCGGGCGTCGACGGCGGGCATCCCCCGTGACACCTTCGTCGCCCCCGAACTCGTCCGGTATCCCTCTTTCGACGGGCTGGAGATTCCCGCCTTCTTCTCGCTGCCCGAGACGGACACCGGCCACGGCGAGACGCCCGTCGTCGTCGACGTCCACGGTGGCCCCGAATCACAGCGCCGCCCCTCGTTCGGCCGGGTGAAGCAGTATCTGCTCTCGCGTGGCTACGCGGTGTTCGAACCGAACGTCCGGGGGTCGTCGGGGTACGGCAAGGCCTACACCCACCTCGACGACGTGGAAAAACGGATGGATTCGGTCGCCGACCTGAAGGCGGGCGCCGAGTGGCTCCACGACCACCCGGCAGTCGATCCCGACCGCATCGCCGTCATGGGCGCCTCCTACGGCGGGTTCATGACGCTCGCCGCGCTGACCACATATCCCGACATCTGGGCGGCCGGCGTCGACATCGTGGGTATCGCCAACTTCGTGACGTTTCTCGAAAACACGGGCGACTGGCGGCGCGAACTCCGCGAGGCCGAGTACGGCTCGCTGGACGCGGACCGGGAGCTCCTCGAATCCATCAGTCCGATCCACCAGGTCGAGGAGATTACGGCCCCGCTGTTCGTCCTCCACGGGGAGAACGACCCTCGCGTCCCCGTGAGCGAGGCTCACCGCATCGTCGAG comes from Haloplanus sp. XH21 and encodes:
- a CDS encoding DUF420 domain-containing protein; this translates as MATASASGPIKEHPAAVTAVLSAVGYTLVVGTFLGVVPGSIFPDLSLQQVNRLSDAIAVVNTVATLTLLAGWRWIRRDEVTRHATAMATGFGLILVFLVLYLTKIGGGGTKEFVGPTLVYYAYLAMLAIHILLSIVSVPVVLYALVLGVTHTPAELRKTAHARVGRVAAGSWILSLSLGVVTYLLLNHVYDWEFVEAVVVLPVGA
- a CDS encoding glycosyltransferase, with translation MHVAFVTMTTAQHEASWHAQRVRALAERLVAHGHEVTICCAQWWDGDHPAFDYEGVTYRRVTTERAPRPFLAKLPLVLNGVRADVIQVATRPLLAVPAANVAATLRRTPVVAEWWDSPDDGGRTWRDHWAVRSPNAVLVPSQTVETAVRERGADPDSIEVIPDSIDMPLIRDAPVDPRADMVYARSLDEHANVEEFLLALAELRQQEWRAAVIGDGPARTDAERMARDLRIDDRVEFLGALDPAEQVPILKGAHVFAQTATWEPFASDLLRALACGCVGVVEYQADSAAHELVEEDPRGALVTSPQELAGEIVTAAGMERWTVNEAYASYDHHAVLNRYVDCYERGIENYGFL
- a CDS encoding MTH865 family protein is translated as MSDTVEAELREQFRAAFENADFPVSDQMDLVPALPNGPATRFEAGDVSFSAMELAANLDGHQEFPYDSVDELVDDLIAALEAEDLL
- a CDS encoding S9 family peptidase is translated as MFDIERYLNIRSAYGASFGPDGDRLAFLMDTTGVPQVWTIDDPGAWPEQRTFFDDRVTFVSWSPERPELVFGMDRGGNEREALYRLDVASGAVTDLTRHPDAKHRFGGWSPDGEYVAFASNRRDNAVFDIYVQGRTDTGADAERVHEGDGWFAVSGWSPSGDRLALVESHSSFDQDVYVLDVATGERRHLTPHDGDVRYQSVSWGPDGDNLYLVTDRDVDTLSLARIDLSTGDLSTVEAADADDHEADDDWNVDGVAVDDESRRLVYSRNVDGYTELGVGELVAPGRVDHFPSPDLPPSVAGGVSFDDSGERFALTVTRSDDTANVYVADVVSGGVERWTRASTAGIPRDTFVAPELVRYPSFDGLEIPAFFSLPETDTGHGETPVVVDVHGGPESQRRPSFGRVKQYLLSRGYAVFEPNVRGSSGYGKAYTHLDDVEKRMDSVADLKAGAEWLHDHPAVDPDRIAVMGASYGGFMTLAALTTYPDIWAAGVDIVGIANFVTFLENTGDWRRELREAEYGSLDADRELLESISPIHQVEEITAPLFVLHGENDPRVPVSEAHRIVEGAREAGVPVRELIFEDEGHGFTKLENRIEAYAAIVEFLDTHLADGKTD